In Erythrobacter sp. KY5, the DNA window CTCACGACGGGCGCGGAAGGAGGATTTATAGAATTCGGTCAGGTCGCGCTGCTTGCCCACGTCCTGTTCGGGCGCGAGTTCGCGGATTGCAACCGGCAGGCTCAGCCCGACAAGGCGGCGCACCTGCGCGGGGTCTGGTTCTGGCAGCCGCGCCTTCTGGAAAGCGTGCGCCATCGCCCAGAGGACATCGGCCTGCCCATCGACAAGCGTGCCGTCGCAATCAAAGACGGCGAGGCGCGTCACCTGCTGCGACCCTTCGGCTTGCCTGGCGCTTTGCCCTTGGCCGGCGCTTTGCCCTTCGCGGGAGCTTTCGCCTTCTTCTTCGCCGTCACCTTCGACGTCGCGCGTGTGCGGCGTTCGCCCCGGCGGTCCTTGCGGAATTGCTTGGCGTGTCGGCGGGCGGCCTGCTTTTTCTCCGCAGGCGTGCGTTCGGGCGCTTCGTCGCGGACGGGCGAGGCATCGCTGAGCGAGATATCGAAACCGAGCGATTCCATGCTGGCGGCAAAGTGTTCGGGCAGGTCGGCAGTCACATCGAGCTTGCCGCCCGCGCCTTTCTGTTCCGGCGTGCCGATGATGAGTCGGCGCGCGTGGAGGTGCATCTTGCGGCTGATCGCGCCGGTCAGGAAGGCATCCTGCCCGCCATATTTGCCATCGCCGACAATCGGGTGGCCGATCGCTGCCAAGTGGACGCGCAGCTGGTGCGTGCGACCGGTCAGCGGCTCAAGCTCGACCCATGCCGCGCGCGTGCCCGCCCGCTCGACCACGCGGTAGCGGGTTTTGGCGATCTGGCCGCCTTCCTCATCGACATGCATTTTCTCGCCGCCCGTTCCCGGCTGCTTGGCGAGCGGGGCGTCGATGGTCCCCTCGCGCACTTCGGGCACACCCACGACGAGCGCCCAGTAAACCTTGCGCGCGCTTCGGCCTGAGAATTTGCGCGAATAGGTTGCCGCGCTCCCCGGTGTGCGCGCAATAAGCAGCACGCCCGACGTATCCTTGTCGAGCCGGTGGACGAGGCGCGGACGCGGAGCGTCCTCCTCCTCATCATCGACAAAGGCATCGAGCAGCCCGTCGACATGCTTGGTCGTCTTGCTGCCGCCCTGCGTTGCGAGGCCCGGCGGCTTGTTCAGCACGATGGCGCTGGGTGTTTCGCGGATCACCATGGCGTGTGCCTCGGCAATCTCTTCCTCGGTCAGCGGACGGCGCGGCTTGGGGCCGCGTTTCTGGTCCTCACCGCCGGGCGGAACGCGCAGAACCTGTCCGGCCTCAAGCCGATCCTCAGGCTTCACCCGCCCGCCATCGACGCGCACCTGACCGGTCCTTGCCCAGCGCGAGATGGTCGCAAAGCCGATCTTGGGAAGGTTGCGCTTGAACCAGCGGTCCAGGCGGATGCCGTCGTCATCTTCGGAGATGGTGAACTGGCGTACTTCGTTAGCGGATTTGTTCATGATGAACTCTGCCCCATGACAAGACCGATGATGAAAGCGGCCATTCCGGCGATGACCGAAACGCCGACATAAGCGAGGGCGGGCAGATAGGCAGCGCGGTGCATCATGGTCACCATTTCCGCGCTGAAGGCGCTGAAGGTGGTGAAGCCGCCAAGCAGGCCCACGCCGACCAGCAGCCGTAGCGTCTCCCCCGTTTGTGCGCCCACACTGGCCCGCGCGAGCCAGCCGAACAGGAGGCCCATGGCAAGGCTGCCAATCACGTTGACGGCAAGCGTTGGCCAGGGAAATGTTGCACCGTGGGGCGCCATATGCGTAACCAGCCGTCCCGCCTGATAGCGGCCGACGGCACCGATCCCGCCGCCAAGGGCGACGTAAAGCGATGCAAGGGCTGGGGAGAGTGAAGCTGTGCTCATGAGCGGCCTGCATTAGCGGGAAGGTTGCCGCGCCGCCACAGTGAAAGCACTCTGAGCCTTGCCATTTTCACCACGCGGCGTTATGTGCGCCTCAGTTTTCGCGTGAACCTGCAAGGATTCGCGCCGTTTCCAGCGTCAAATTTACGCGCACTCCCGCAAGGCAAACGGCGGGCTCAGGCGCTTTTTGAAATGAGGTAATAGTCGTTTATGCAAATCATCGTTCGCGATAACAACGTCGATCAGGCCCTTCGTGCGCTCAAGAAGAAGCTGCAGCGTGAAGGTGTATATCGCGAGATGAAGCTGCGTCGGCACTACGAAAAGCCGAGCGAAAAGCGCGCCCGTGAAAAGGCTGCTGCCGTTCGCCGTGCACGCAAGCTTGAGCGTAAGCGTATGGAGCGCGACGGCATCAAGTAAGATGTCGCGAGGGGCAACGGCTTTGTGCCGATGCCCTTCAGCCAAAGCGGGAACCGGTTTTGCGCCCGGAAGGGCCGAGCCGAAAACAAGCGCGAAACGCTTGAAACCCGCCACCGGATAAGCCATCAGGGCGCGGACAGTCTCCGCGCCCTTTTGCTTATGGGGCGCCTGCTTTCTTCAGGGATCATCAATGGCCGAAATTACCCGCGTACCGCTTCAGCCCGTTGCCAAGGGCTCGCTGACCAAAATCTGGCTCGGCGTTGTCGTCGCGCTGCTGGTGGGCGCAGGCCTCGCTTTCGCAGCGGTGCCCAAGGGGTTCAGCATCGACACGCTGGTCGCAGGCGAAGGACCTAATCCTGAGCAGGGCGACATGGTCTTCGTGAAGTATAAAGGCTCGCTCGCCTCCACCGGCGAAGTGTTCGACGAATCGCAGGACATCCCGCTCCCGATCGAAGGCGTGTTTCCCGAAGGCAGCCCGTTCCCGGTCGAGCCTGATTCCACCATCGAAGGCTTCTACCAGGGCCTTCAGCAGATGCAGAAGGGCGGCAAGTACGAACTCTATATCCCGTCCGACATGGCCTATGGCGCAGAACCGCCTCCCGGCGCGCCGATCCCGCCGAACGCAGACCTCGTGTTCGAGATCGAAGTGGTCGACATCATGAGCCGCGAAGTGTTCGACAGGAACCTCACCATCCTGCAACGCGCTATGCAGGGCGGTCTTGGGCAGGGCGGCCCCGGAGGCCCGCCGGAAGGTCAGGCGCAGGACGTGCCGGGCGCAGTACCACCGCAATAATCTTGAACCGGGTGATTTGAACCCGCCGAGGAAAACACAGATGTCGGTTGATAAACAAACCGTCGCCAAGATCGCGTCACTGGCGCGCATCAAGATGGGCGATGAAGAACTCGAACGCATGGTGCCGGAACTCAACGGCATCCTCAATTGGGTGGAACAGCTGGGCGAAGTGAACGTCGAGGGCGTCGAGCCGATGTCGGCTGTCATCCCCAACACGCTGCGCCTTCGCGACGACGTGGTCGATGCCGATCCCAAAACGGGCGGCGGCAAGCGCGACGAAGTGCTGGCCAACGCACCGGCTGCCGAGCACGGCTTTTTCGGCGTACCAAAAGTTATCGAATAGGTTGACCTGAACAAACATGACTGACCTGACCAAACTGGGCGTCAAAGCCATCCGCGACGGTGTTGCCGGCGGAGACTTCACCGCGCGCGAAGTGGCTGAAAGCTTCAACGCCGCGGTCGCCAGCGCTGCTGAACTCAACGCCTTCATCGTGACCACGCCCGACCACGCACTCGCCGCTGCCGATGCAGTGGATGCCAATCGCGCGAAGGGCGAGGAACTGGGCGCAATGGGCGGCGTGCCGATCGGTATGAAGGACCTG includes these proteins:
- a CDS encoding RluA family pseudouridine synthase; this encodes MNKSANEVRQFTISEDDDGIRLDRWFKRNLPKIGFATISRWARTGQVRVDGGRVKPEDRLEAGQVLRVPPGGEDQKRGPKPRRPLTEEEIAEAHAMVIRETPSAIVLNKPPGLATQGGSKTTKHVDGLLDAFVDDEEEDAPRPRLVHRLDKDTSGVLLIARTPGSAATYSRKFSGRSARKVYWALVVGVPEVREGTIDAPLAKQPGTGGEKMHVDEEGGQIAKTRYRVVERAGTRAAWVELEPLTGRTHQLRVHLAAIGHPIVGDGKYGGQDAFLTGAISRKMHLHARRLIIGTPEQKGAGGKLDVTADLPEHFAASMESLGFDISLSDASPVRDEAPERTPAEKKQAARRHAKQFRKDRRGERRTRATSKVTAKKKAKAPAKGKAPAKGKAPGKPKGRSR
- a CDS encoding FKBP-type peptidyl-prolyl cis-trans isomerase, whose amino-acid sequence is MAEITRVPLQPVAKGSLTKIWLGVVVALLVGAGLAFAAVPKGFSIDTLVAGEGPNPEQGDMVFVKYKGSLASTGEVFDESQDIPLPIEGVFPEGSPFPVEPDSTIEGFYQGLQQMQKGGKYELYIPSDMAYGAEPPPGAPIPPNADLVFEIEVVDIMSREVFDRNLTILQRAMQGGLGQGGPGGPPEGQAQDVPGAVPPQ
- the gatC gene encoding Asp-tRNA(Asn)/Glu-tRNA(Gln) amidotransferase subunit GatC, whose translation is MSVDKQTVAKIASLARIKMGDEELERMVPELNGILNWVEQLGEVNVEGVEPMSAVIPNTLRLRDDVVDADPKTGGGKRDEVLANAPAAEHGFFGVPKVIE
- the crcB gene encoding fluoride efflux transporter CrcB, whose amino-acid sequence is MSTASLSPALASLYVALGGGIGAVGRYQAGRLVTHMAPHGATFPWPTLAVNVIGSLAMGLLFGWLARASVGAQTGETLRLLVGVGLLGGFTTFSAFSAEMVTMMHRAAYLPALAYVGVSVIAGMAAFIIGLVMGQSSS
- the rpsU gene encoding 30S ribosomal protein S21 — translated: MQIIVRDNNVDQALRALKKKLQREGVYREMKLRRHYEKPSEKRAREKAAAVRRARKLERKRMERDGIK